Within the Nitrospirota bacterium genome, the region AAAAGACATGTGTGCATTCCTTACGAATTGCCGGCGGCATAATGAAATCTATCTCACCTAATGCAGCAGTAAGTTTCCCTGCAAGCGAAATGCGTCCGGAATTCAGGGTTCCAAGCTTATTAAGCTGAGGGATGGCGACTGCTGCATGGAGTTCTGAAAGCCTGTAATTGAAGCCCACAACATCTGCATTCCTGTTCGTCTCCCAGTCAAGAAGCACAACCTCTCCATGGTTCCGGCAAAGCTGCAGGCGCTCTGCAAACCGGCTGTCATCAGTCAGGACAACGCCTCCTTCTCCGCACTGGATAGTCTTGTGGCGGTTAAGGCTGAACACGCCCATATGGCCTGTCCTTCCGGTAAACCTTCCCTTGTATTTTGCTCCGGGCGCCTGGGCATTATCTTCAACAACTATAAGACCATGCCTTGCGGCTGTATCCATAACAGGATCCATGTCGGATGAAAGTCCGAAAAGATTTACCGCTATTACAGCTTTTGTGCGTTCAGTAACCGCAGCCTCCAGTTTTGACGGATCCAGGCAAAACATCTCAGGCTCTATGTCAATAAAGACAGGCACTGCATGGCACATAAGCACTGCGGCTGCCGTTGCGCTCATGGAATAAGGCGGCACAATCACCTCATCGCCCGGGCCTATGCCTGCTGCAATCATGGTCCCGTGCAAAGCAGACGTGGCGGAGTTAAAGGAAATTGCATATCTGCTTCCGTACTTGGTGCAGAAAAGCGCTTCAAGCTCTCTGACCTTTGCGCCTCCGTAGAACTGTTCGTTTCCCCTCCCCACAAAGCCGGACAAAACTCCGGTATCAAGAACAGACATTGCCATTTTCTTTTCTTCATCGCCTATTGTGTTATAAGGGGGATAAGGCTCTCTGCGAACAGGCTCGCCGCCAAACATCGCAAGTTTTTCAGGCATGATTATTTCTCCCTGAACTATACTGCTTATTAATCACCTCTGTGACATCTCCTATAAGCTTTGCCGTTTTTACGGAATCTTCAGGCGGTGAAAAAGTTGAATCACCGTTACCTTCAACCGCTTCAATCAGATTTGCAAGAGCCCTTGTAAACGAATCTTTCCATCTGCAGATTACGGTTTCAGGTTCAGGGTTAAGAATATTCAAATGAGGGAACTCCTTATCGCTCATTACATGATAAATTTCAATCCGCCTTCCGTTTTCACAGATGCGTATCCTAGCGTTTTCACAAAATATATCAAGTTCAAAAATATTGTAGCCGCCGCTTAAAGGCTGCAATATGCTGTATATTCCTCCGCGTGTTTTGCAGACCATATATACCGGACCGTCTCCGCCTCCTAAAAAACCGGCGGCAGGTTGAGCATGCATAAGAGAAAATTCCTCCTCAAAGAAATTCATCAGGTCAATCATATGCGAACCATTCCGCACATAGCCCCCTGTGTACAGTCCGCTCATCATCTTTATTTTCCCGTAGAGCCCTCTGATGATATCGCTCCGTATCTCTGCTATTTCAGGTATGAACCGCCTGAAATAATTTATCTGCACCAGGATCCCCGATTCTCTGCTTCTGCCGCTTATTTCTTCTGCAGACCTGCCGTCAAGCGCCATGGGTTTTTCACACCATATGCCTTTCACTCTGCGGTTAATAGCTTTCACTAATAATTCATAATGTGAATCATCCGGAGTGCATATGCTCAATATATCAACCTGCTCGTTATTGACAAGACTATCAAAATCCTCGTACGCCCTCAGTTGAGGAAACGCTTTCTTAACAGCAGTCCGCTGCGCCTTGTCGGTTTCTGCAAAAGCAATCAGCTCTACATGCCCGCTCAACTCCATATAGCTCCTGACATGTGTCATAGGATATTTTTTTTCTCCTATGCCTGTTGCAATAGTTCCGGCTCCGACTATGGCGGAATACAGCTTCTTTTCTGTGTAATTCAATTCTGCCCTGCCTCCGGAGGATAAATAAACATGCGGGTTTTTCTTTCACTTAACAGCAAATATAATTATATTCCAGCAGTATCTTTTTAAAAAAGGGAGTTGGTGTAAAAAATAATTATCAATCCTTTCCAGCCTCATATAGGTCTTTTCAAGTTTTCTGTGTTCCTTGAGAATTTTTTTCCAGTATCTTTCTTTGTTGGGGTCCACCCTGTCAATAAGATAATATTTAATGAATATCCAGAGAAGAAAGAACCATGTCGCATAAGTTTCCAGGCGTGAAAAATATTTATTAAATATTTTCAGATCCCTCATGCTGAGCGGATGCTCATCTTCTGTTCTGACCTCATTGGCTATCCGCCTGTATATATTCAGTAGGATATTATGCGCAAGCGGGTCCCATGATACGAATATTCCGCCTTTTCTCAAAACCCTGTGAGCTTCTCTGACTGTACTTTCAATATCAACATGATGAAGCAGGTTTGCGGCATAAACGATATCAAATGTCTCGTCTTCAAAAATAGTCTTATGTGAGTCTAACTGCTCGGTCAGTATGCTGACGCCGTGTTTTGAAGCAACTTTCTTTACGACTTCAAGCATCCCGGCTGAAATATCCGTCGCAATGACATCAGCGCCCTTTTTTGCAAAATATACAGAAGCCTCTCCAGCGCCGCAGCCGAGTTCCAGTATCTTTTTACCTTTCAGGTCTCCCAGTTTCCTGATAATCAGCCTGTTTTCAGGGGAAGTGCATGCCTCAAAAGATTCGTCAACCATGACCTCGTTAATATTTATTGAATCCGCCCACCTGTCATGGAATATCTCTTCTTTCCGGAATGCCTTATTCTCTGTCACAAAACCCTTTTAACAAAAATGAGGCTTATTCAATATTTTTTCTGCCCTCTATTAAATATAACGGCCTGTTTTTTGCCTCTTCAAATATTCTGCCGATATATTCACCTACAATGCCAAGCATAATAATCTGAAAGCCCCCTATTATTACAATTGTAATGATTACGGTAGATATACCCGGAGCAGACAGATGGGTAAATAATCTAAGATATGCTATAAAAAGTCCTCCTAAAACGCCTACCCCCACTATCGCAATCCCAAAATATGTCGCAATCCTCAGGGGCACATTAGAAAAAGAAAAGACTGCGTCCAGCGCAAAGTTGACCATTTTGCTTACCGGATACTTAGTCTTGCCGGCATATCTTTCATCCCTTTGATAAACCAGGGGAGCGCTCTTAAAACCGCACCATGGAACCATCCCCCTTATGAAACGGTGTTTTTCCCTCATCTGATTAAGCGACTTTAAAACCCGGCGCGTTATAAGACGGAAATCTCCGGTATCAGCCGGGATACTGATATTGCACATTTTGTTCAGAAGCTTATAAAATATTTTGGCTGTAAATTTTTTAAAAAAAGAATCCCCCTTACGCTGATCTCTTTGCCCATAAATAATGTCAAATCCTTCTTTCGCCTTTTTGTACATATCCTCTATAAGCTCAGGCGGGTCCTGCAGGTCCCCGTCAATTATGGCGACATAATCAGCGTCTGCGTGGTCAAGCCCTGCTGTGACAGCGATCTGATGACCAAAATTCCTGCTAAGATTAATGACCTTGATGCAGTCGTGCTTATCAGCATATTTGTGCATCAGTTCTAGGCTCCGGTCTTTTGAGCCGTCATTTATCAATATAAAACTAATATCCAACTCACTGAGCTTTTCCTTAAATGCCAACAGCCTTTTCAGCAGCTCGGTAATGCAGAGCTCCTCATTATATACAGGAATTATAACCTCTAATTTTTCTTTTTCCTGTAGCATGCTGTTATTACACCTCCATTCCCCGGGAATAGTGAATCATACAGTGAAAGCAATATTGCCGGCATAAGAAATAGAACTGCCAATGCATAGTTATAAATATCCAGAAACAGCAGTCTCTTTTTGCTTTTGTCAAAAACCTGCATCCGTTTTTTTCTGTAATAGAAATAGTTGTGCGTAGAGTTGCATTTATTCATAAATCCCTGCAGATATCCAAAAATATTATATACCGACGACCTGAAGATTTGGACCTTATCAAAACCGGAATTCTCCATAAGTCTGTTTAATGAGTCGGCAGAAAACTGATGAATATGGTTCTGCAGGTCATAAAATGCATAACCCTCACCGAAGAGTCTGTACTGCAGGGAAAAGTTATTTGGGACAGAAATAACGATTCTTGTATTATCAAACGAGAGGCTCCTGACATGGCACAATATCTTTTTTATATCATCTGCAGGCATGTGCTCCAGTGAATGCCAAAATGTAGCTACTGATATAGGACTTGTAATGGCGGCTACATCTGTCATAATATTCAACCTCAGCACATCTCTTGAAAACCTGATACATTCAGGCGTTATTTCAATACCGGCATGATTATGGAACATCTTCTTGTTATTAAAGAGAAACTTGCCGGAAGAGGCTCCTACATCAAGAAGAAAATCATGCGCCTTAGAGCAATTTGCAATTACGCTCCGCTTAAATTTCTCAAGTAAATCAATTTTTTTGACCTTTTCCTCTGATAAAATATCATTTATGATAAACTGCTGCTTATTTTTTTCTTTAAGCATCTCATGGCCGCAAACCGAACATTTCACATATGCATTTTCTCTTGCATTAGAAATTATTTTGCCGCCGCATATAAAACATACCTGATCGAAGCTTCCATTAATGCCCATATATTATCAGCTTGTGCATGAATTATTATCAAAACCAGTCTACTGAAAATGCCGCCTTAATCGTAGCGAATAAGGTTTTGTTCCTGACAGAGTGTATAAACCTTCTCAAGATGTACTGCGGGTTTAAATAAAAATTCCGGTAAAATTTTTTCTGAAATTTCTCAATTATCTCCCACTCAAGCGAAGGATGCCTGTAGACTTCTTTGGGAGAAGTATATACATTATATTCTCTATAATCTCCCGGCGGTTTCAACAGGCCGAGTTCTCTGTATTTATTATGAAGGGGGGATCCCGGAAACGGCATAATGAGACTGGCCTTGGCAAAATCAAGAGGGAGGCTTCTGGCAAATCTGACTGTATCCTGCATAGTATCTTCTGTGTCGTCAAGGAACCCGAACATAAAATATCCAAAGACTTCCAGCCCGGCTTTCTTTGCCATCTTTACTGCTGATTCAATCTGGGATAAAGTGATCTTCTTGCCCAAATTATCCAGGACACTCTGGTTTCCGCTTTCCATACCAAATGAAAGTCTGTAACAACCCGCTTTACGCATCTTGACTAATAGCCCCGGAGTTACCCTATCCACTCTTATCCCGTTTATACAAGCCCAGGTGACAGATAAATTCCTGCTGATTAACCCGTCACATATTTCTTCTGCACGTTTCATATTGGATGTAAAACCATCATCGGCTATCAAAAATTCTCTGACACCCATCTTATAATAAAACTCAATTTCATTAAGGACTCTGACGGATGATTTCGGTCTGAACGTCTGCCCATGAACCACTTTATTGCAGATCATGCAGTCAAACGGACATCCCCTGCTTGTCTCTATCCACAAAACAGGATTTTGCCGTGCATGCATATTGGGCAGATAATAATTTGATAAATCATAAAGAGAGTACTCAGGAAAGGGGAATTTGTCCAGATCTTTTAAAAAACCTGTACTCGGCCTTATATGAAGGCTGCCGTCATTTTTTTTAAAAGCCAGACCTTCTATGTCTTCAGGATTAATGCCATTAAGAAACTGCCTGAAAGATATTTCCGCTTCTCCTATAAAAAGGTAATCAAAGCAGTTATTGTTCAGAGTATCTTCAACTGTAGAACTTGCATGCGGGCCTCCAATCAATATCCTGGCGCCAGGCTGCTTTTTCCTGATAAATCTTGCTATTTCCAACACATGAAAATAAATAGCAGTTGTGCCGGTTAAACAAACATATGCCGGATTAGGCGATAATTTTCCCTCCAGTATTTTTTCAAAATTATCATAGAGGGTCAGATCTAATACCTCCGGAATATATCCGGATTCTTTAGCCGCAGCGCCTAAAATCGCAAAGGCCAGTGAAGGCAGATGAAAGGAGCCTACTTTGACAGAAACATTTTCATAGACCTTTTTTTCATCCGGTATTATAAATAGTATTTTTTTGTCGTCCATGTCTAGTTTTATACTTATCTCATCCTTGAAAAAAGCTTGCCCCATAGCTTTATATTTATCTCTCTCGGCAGGCATCCTGCAAAAAACAGCAGAAGTTTTGTTTTCACTCCCAGAATTACGACACTTCTCTTTTTATCAATAGCTTTCAATAGTCTATGCGCTACATATTCGGGCGTCAGTAGTCCTTTACCTTCATTAACAACTTTTACACCGGCTCCTTTTTGAAAATTCGTGAATGTGCCTGATGGCGAAAAAGTGATTACCTTATTTGTCTTTCTCAGTTCATAGGAAAGCGCCTCTGACCAGTTTGCCAGAAACGCTTTTGAAGCAGAATACAATGACATTCCGGGCAGAGGATTATACGCAACACTGCTTGCGACGTTGACAATCACGCTCCTGTTTTCAATTAAAGCATCAAGCATTAATTTCGTAAAAATAACCGGATAAAATATATTTACATCTACCGTCTTTCTGATTTTTTCAAGGTCAATTTCACGCAGCGAGCCCCGGAAACCAACGCCGGCATTGTTTACCAGACAGAATATTTTGTACTGTTTTACGTTATCTGCCAGTCTTTCAATTTCACCGTATCTGCCCAGGTCAGCCCTGAGGACAGTCTGGTTTTTAAAGCTGTCAAGGTTATTTGTGTCTTTATCAATCAGAATCAGTTTCTTGTTCAGAGCGTTCAGCTTCCTTGCAAGCTCAAGCCCTATCCCGCTGTTTGCCCCTGTGATTACCCAATAGCCGTTATGTATATTCGTTGAGATAATTTCATCCGCACCGTCAATTAACCTCCTGACGCCGTCAATCTGAAAATCCTTTCTGAAATCCGCGTCTTCGGCATATAGATAATCCAGAAAAAGGTTTGAGACGGTTACCGGCAGTCTGTGATGAATTCTTTTAAACAAAAAATGAAGCGCCGGCATACTGATCTGTCCGGGCTTTCTGTTCCGGATCCTGCTGTAAATGATATTGAAAATATTTCCGATGGACAATGCCTCAGTCTCGGCAAAATAAATCTTGTTTATGACTCTATCGTTATTGATGCACCTGACAAATGCCCGGCAGAGATCATCCGTATGTATCAAAGATACCTTGCCGGGAAAGCCCACCCGGGAAACAGGGCTGTTCTCGTACACCATAGATACGAATTTGTTGATATGCGAGTCTGCTCTCATATTTTTTCCATAAACCCAGGTTGGCCTGATTATTGTATGCGGGATACCGCTTTTTTTAATATATTTTTCGGATTTTAATTTAGACTCCCCGTACAAAGACCTGGGGTTGGGAGAGCTCTTAACCGTCATAGGGTTACTGCAATCATCGCCTTTGCTCCTGTCAACCGCCCCTATGGTGCTGACAAAGATAAAGTTCCTGAGGCTGCTACTCTTTTTAAGCAGGTCTACTATCTGAACAGTGGGATCATAGTTAACCTTGTCATAATTAATGTCACTGCCAAAAACAGGATTTGCCGCAATATGGAAAAAGTATTCACACTGCAGTATTTCGTCTTTAAATTTTGTTATCTCTTCAAGGCTCCCGTTCAACTGTGTTATCCTGCTGTCGTCAAATAACGCCTTTTTCCGCACCAGCACAAAGCACCTGTCATCAGCTCCCATGGCAGGATACAGCTGCTCCATGAAGTTCTTTCCGATAAAACCAGTTGCACCTGTTATAAAAATATTCATTCTCTCCCGTCTCTGTCGTTCCACAACCGCTGCGGAATATTTGAAGCCTTAGGCCATTTTTTCCCGTCTCTGTACCGGAATTCCCTTTCCTTTCCGTAAACATTATACTTGCGCTTAATCATATTTATTGTCTCAAACAGCTCATCTTCTTCAACCGGCTTCAGCCCCGAAGCTCTGGCTTTAAACTGTAAGCGCACCCGTTCTCTGATAGTAGAAAATGATCTTGCGGAAAGGGTGATCTCCGGGAAACTTCCAAAATTACAGCCTGAACACTTATGTGTTATGCTTCTTACCTTCTCACGAAACTCCCGCGACTTAAAAATCTTCGGGAACTCAGGGTCAGACACGTATATGTCCTCCTTTAGTTTATAGTCACAGCATGGAGCAAACCGCCCGTCAGGCAGGATGACAAAATACAGATACGGGGAATCGCAGATCCCTTTATGCCGCCAGTCAGGACTGCCGGTGGTAATAAAATGATGCACTGAATCAAGGTAGTCGTCAGAATCAAACAGTTTAGCGCCCTCCCGTTTTTTCTTTTTCAGTCTTTCAATAAGCGCCCTGATTTTGGGAAAGTCTTTTTCATTAAAACTGAACAATTCATCATAACCCCTGAAATTCAGCGGAGCGTCAGGATTTGTGATATGTACCGGAACGAGGGACAGCCACCAGCCTATCTGTGTTGCAAAATCAAGCACTGCCTCTATTTCGTCAATATTATAACTTGACATAACACACCCCAGCGCACAGATGGAATCACTGCGGGGGAAGGTCCTTGATATAAATGATATTGTCCTGATTGCATTCCTCCATGACCCTTCTGCGCCGTTGATGTAGTCCGAGAGCCGCTCGTCCAGGGAATCCAGGCTCACATTAATATCCCTTGCGCCGTACTGGACGCATTTGCGGATTTTCTCCCTTTTTGAGTACAGCCCGGCAGTTTGAAGCCTTATGTCCAGCCCTCTTGATTTAAATATGCGAACTATTTCATCAATGTCGTCCCTTAAAAAAGGCTCCCCTCCGGTCAGCAAAACAACGCCTGCCCCTACCTTGACGAGATTATCGGCAATCATCCCAATATTTTCGGTTTTAAAAGGGTGGATATCGGCATTTGCCTCAACTATATTGCACATCTTGCATTTCAGATAGCAGACGTTTGAAACATAGAACTGCACATAAAAAGGAGACCTTTTTGTCAGTAGCGCTTTTGCCATTGATAATTTAGTGCGGAAAGTAAACATTTTTATGAACTCAATACGGATTTAAGCTTGACAAACAACGCCCTGCCGCCGCGCTTTTTAAGAACAAACTCCCTGAAAAGCCTCTTGAGCGGTTTTAGTCTTAAATAAAATTTCATATACGCATATCTCTGCAGCTGTTTCAGCTTCTCAGGGGAAACAAGACTGTTCCTAAAAATCACCTTGTCAGGCTTCATATCGTCCCAGTTGATTCTGTCTATCTCAAGCGCCCCGCCTGCAACAAGTTCATCAAATATCTCAGAACCGGGCAGGGGCATGAAAATTGAAAAATTCGTTTTATCAATATCAAGCTCAATCGCAAAATCAATGGTCTTCCTTATATCCTCTTCTGTCTCATCCGGAAAGCCGACCATAAAAAGCCCCTGAGGAACAACCTTTGAGCGTTTTACCATAGCGACTTTTTCCCGTATCACTTCAGTTGAAATATTCTTCTTCATGCTCTTCAGTATCCTGTTGTTTCCGCTTTCTATGCCGACAGAGATATACCGGCAGCCGGCCTTGTACATAATATCAAGAACTTCATCGTCCAGCGTATCAAGTCTTACGCCGTTGGAACATTCCCATTTCAGATTTAGTCCGCTTTTTATTAAACCTTTGCAAAGATCAATAAAATAATTACGGTTCAGTGTCAGCTCATCATCACTGAAATTAAAACCCTCAATTTTATGAGTTTCCTTAAGAAACCGCAGTTCATCAATAACATTTTCTACTGAACGATATCTCATTTTGCGCCCCACAATAGAATGGGCTGCGCAATATTTACACTGGAAAGGGCATCCTCTCGTTGCCATAACCGGAATAAAAGGCAGTGATGTGAGAAAGTCAGGATAGTCTTCAATACTGACGTCTTCCCACTGGATGCGCGGCAGTCTGTCAAGCTCATCAACTGCCACACATTTGTTTTGTACAACACCTTTTTCCCTTCTGTAGGCAATGTTCGGAGCTTCCAGCAGCGGCTTCCCTGCAAGAACCTTTTCACAAAAAACGGGAAACCCCGCCTCCCCCTCTCCTCTGAAGACATAATCTATCCCCGGCATATCTTCAAGAATATATTCCGGCAGGCATGTAGGATGAGGTCCGCCTGCAACAGTTACACATTCAGGAAGAACCTGTTTTGCAATCAATGACATCCTTTTTACTGAATTATGGTCCACAGAGAACATTTTAAACCCGATAGTCTTTATATGAAGGTTTGCCTGAAGTATCTCCCTGAATTTTTCTTCGGTTATACCGTC harbors:
- a CDS encoding DegT/DnrJ/EryC1/StrS family aminotransferase encodes the protein MPEKLAMFGGEPVRREPYPPYNTIGDEEKKMAMSVLDTGVLSGFVGRGNEQFYGGAKVRELEALFCTKYGSRYAISFNSATSALHGTMIAAGIGPGDEVIVPPYSMSATAAAVLMCHAVPVFIDIEPEMFCLDPSKLEAAVTERTKAVIAVNLFGLSSDMDPVMDTAARHGLIVVEDNAQAPGAKYKGRFTGRTGHMGVFSLNRHKTIQCGEGGVVLTDDSRFAERLQLCRNHGEVVLLDWETNRNADVVGFNYRLSELHAAVAIPQLNKLGTLNSGRISLAGKLTAALGEIDFIMPPAIRKECTHVFYLYPMLYKSEKLGITRDLLLKSLIAEGVHASNYAAPIYRCPIYQEHQDPAAGNFKRLFPEYNCKPDYSPGICPEAELIHDTKMVVTNICRYPHTEKEVEEFVKALRKIQANIDELRKLETGSG
- a CDS encoding Gfo/Idh/MocA family oxidoreductase; translation: MNYTEKKLYSAIVGAGTIATGIGEKKYPMTHVRSYMELSGHVELIAFAETDKAQRTAVKKAFPQLRAYEDFDSLVNNEQVDILSICTPDDSHYELLVKAINRRVKGIWCEKPMALDGRSAEEISGRSRESGILVQINYFRRFIPEIAEIRSDIIRGLYGKIKMMSGLYTGGYVRNGSHMIDLMNFFEEEFSLMHAQPAAGFLGGGDGPVYMVCKTRGGIYSILQPLSGGYNIFELDIFCENARIRICENGRRIEIYHVMSDKEFPHLNILNPEPETVICRWKDSFTRALANLIEAVEGNGDSTFSPPEDSVKTAKLIGDVTEVINKQYSSGRNNHA
- a CDS encoding class I SAM-dependent methyltransferase yields the protein MTENKAFRKEEIFHDRWADSININEVMVDESFEACTSPENRLIIRKLGDLKGKKILELGCGAGEASVYFAKKGADVIATDISAGMLEVVKKVASKHGVSILTEQLDSHKTIFEDETFDIVYAANLLHHVDIESTVREAHRVLRKGGIFVSWDPLAHNILLNIYRRIANEVRTEDEHPLSMRDLKIFNKYFSRLETYATWFFLLWIFIKYYLIDRVDPNKERYWKKILKEHRKLEKTYMRLERIDNYFLHQLPFLKRYCWNIIIFAVK
- a CDS encoding glycosyltransferase family 2 protein; translated protein: MLQEKEKLEVIIPVYNEELCITELLKRLLAFKEKLSELDISFILINDGSKDRSLELMHKYADKHDCIKVINLSRNFGHQIAVTAGLDHADADYVAIIDGDLQDPPELIEDMYKKAKEGFDIIYGQRDQRKGDSFFKKFTAKIFYKLLNKMCNISIPADTGDFRLITRRVLKSLNQMREKHRFIRGMVPWCGFKSAPLVYQRDERYAGKTKYPVSKMVNFALDAVFSFSNVPLRIATYFGIAIVGVGVLGGLFIAYLRLFTHLSAPGISTVIITIVIIGGFQIIMLGIVGEYIGRIFEEAKNRPLYLIEGRKNIE
- a CDS encoding class I SAM-dependent methyltransferase; translation: MLKEKNKQQFIINDILSEEKVKKIDLLEKFKRSVIANCSKAHDFLLDVGASSGKFLFNNKKMFHNHAGIEITPECIRFSRDVLRLNIMTDVAAITSPISVATFWHSLEHMPADDIKKILCHVRSLSFDNTRIVISVPNNFSLQYRLFGEGYAFYDLQNHIHQFSADSLNRLMENSGFDKVQIFRSSVYNIFGYLQGFMNKCNSTHNYFYYRKKRMQVFDKSKKRLLFLDIYNYALAVLFLMPAILLSLYDSLFPGNGGVITACYRKKKN
- a CDS encoding radical SAM protein; protein product: MGQAFFKDEISIKLDMDDKKILFIIPDEKKVYENVSVKVGSFHLPSLAFAILGAAAKESGYIPEVLDLTLYDNFEKILEGKLSPNPAYVCLTGTTAIYFHVLEIARFIRKKQPGARILIGGPHASSTVEDTLNNNCFDYLFIGEAEISFRQFLNGINPEDIEGLAFKKNDGSLHIRPSTGFLKDLDKFPFPEYSLYDLSNYYLPNMHARQNPVLWIETSRGCPFDCMICNKVVHGQTFRPKSSVRVLNEIEFYYKMGVREFLIADDGFTSNMKRAEEICDGLISRNLSVTWACINGIRVDRVTPGLLVKMRKAGCYRLSFGMESGNQSVLDNLGKKITLSQIESAVKMAKKAGLEVFGYFMFGFLDDTEDTMQDTVRFARSLPLDFAKASLIMPFPGSPLHNKYRELGLLKPPGDYREYNVYTSPKEVYRHPSLEWEIIEKFQKKFYRNFYLNPQYILRRFIHSVRNKTLFATIKAAFSVDWF
- a CDS encoding SDR family NAD(P)-dependent oxidoreductase, with protein sequence MNIFITGATGFIGKNFMEQLYPAMGADDRCFVLVRKKALFDDSRITQLNGSLEEITKFKDEILQCEYFFHIAANPVFGSDINYDKVNYDPTVQIVDLLKKSSSLRNFIFVSTIGAVDRSKGDDCSNPMTVKSSPNPRSLYGESKLKSEKYIKKSGIPHTIIRPTWVYGKNMRADSHINKFVSMVYENSPVSRVGFPGKVSLIHTDDLCRAFVRCINNDRVINKIYFAETEALSIGNIFNIIYSRIRNRKPGQISMPALHFLFKRIHHRLPVTVSNLFLDYLYAEDADFRKDFQIDGVRRLIDGADEIISTNIHNGYWVITGANSGIGLELARKLNALNKKLILIDKDTNNLDSFKNQTVLRADLGRYGEIERLADNVKQYKIFCLVNNAGVGFRGSLREIDLEKIRKTVDVNIFYPVIFTKLMLDALIENRSVIVNVASSVAYNPLPGMSLYSASKAFLANWSEALSYELRKTNKVITFSPSGTFTNFQKGAGVKVVNEGKGLLTPEYVAHRLLKAIDKKRSVVILGVKTKLLLFFAGCLPREINIKLWGKLFSRMR
- a CDS encoding radical SAM protein, producing MFTFRTKLSMAKALLTKRSPFYVQFYVSNVCYLKCKMCNIVEANADIHPFKTENIGMIADNLVKVGAGVVLLTGGEPFLRDDIDEIVRIFKSRGLDIRLQTAGLYSKREKIRKCVQYGARDINVSLDSLDERLSDYINGAEGSWRNAIRTISFISRTFPRSDSICALGCVMSSYNIDEIEAVLDFATQIGWWLSLVPVHITNPDAPLNFRGYDELFSFNEKDFPKIRALIERLKKKKREGAKLFDSDDYLDSVHHFITTGSPDWRHKGICDSPYLYFVILPDGRFAPCCDYKLKEDIYVSDPEFPKIFKSREFREKVRSITHKCSGCNFGSFPEITLSARSFSTIRERVRLQFKARASGLKPVEEDELFETINMIKRKYNVYGKEREFRYRDGKKWPKASNIPQRLWNDRDGRE
- a CDS encoding radical SAM protein — protein: MLVVPVRKGYSGITIDLGLLHIYSALKAKGIVSTIMHCPKDGITEEKFREILQANLHIKTIGFKMFSVDHNSVKRMSLIAKQVLPECVTVAGGPHPTCLPEYILEDMPGIDYVFRGEGEAGFPVFCEKVLAGKPLLEAPNIAYRREKGVVQNKCVAVDELDRLPRIQWEDVSIEDYPDFLTSLPFIPVMATRGCPFQCKYCAAHSIVGRKMRYRSVENVIDELRFLKETHKIEGFNFSDDELTLNRNYFIDLCKGLIKSGLNLKWECSNGVRLDTLDDEVLDIMYKAGCRYISVGIESGNNRILKSMKKNISTEVIREKVAMVKRSKVVPQGLFMVGFPDETEEDIRKTIDFAIELDIDKTNFSIFMPLPGSEIFDELVAGGALEIDRINWDDMKPDKVIFRNSLVSPEKLKQLQRYAYMKFYLRLKPLKRLFREFVLKKRGGRALFVKLKSVLSS